The Amaranthus tricolor cultivar Red isolate AtriRed21 chromosome 6, ASM2621246v1, whole genome shotgun sequence genome has a segment encoding these proteins:
- the LOC130815102 gene encoding protein SLENDER RICE1-LIKE 1-like — translation MGPNNNVSAAFFAESDTVTDGFIIHPRGTTLVNTFPSLGFGSGSGSGSGSGSGSGLFSSLGYFDPISNELMKIVGDTWMDERIEEQHPNHSEECQLGSLTVFGDVEEDKEIRLVHALLTCAESIQRGELHLASSLVGEITNELMTRVNTTSGIGKVAYYFIDALSQRLYPSSLASQGWLSNDVLYHYFYEACPYLKFAHFTANQAILESFEGHTSVHVIDFSLMHGLQWPALIQALALRPGGPPSLRLTAVSLPSSNGPPDSFRETGIRLTQLARSINVTFSLRVVPISQLDSINPWIFQTSPEEVVAVNSILQFHQLLSSDINPILKSIQKLKPKIVTIVEQEANHNQPEFLIRFTEALNYYSAMFDSLEACHLEAAKPLAETYMQREICNILCCEGSARVERHEPLAKWQHRLSSAGFKALPMGHNALKQANMLLTLCSGDGYCVQENDGCLTLGWHNRPLIVASAWQTKIENDGGSSSSSSS, via the coding sequence ATGGGGCCCAATAACAATGTTTCCGCAGCATTTTTTGCGGAGTCAGATACAGTCACAGACGGGTTTATCATTCATCCGAGGGGAACTACGCTGGTTAATACGTTTCCAAGTCTAGGGTTCGGGTCTGGGTCCGGGTCGGGGTCTGGGTCCGGGTCGGGGTCCGGGTTGTTTTCGAGTCTTGGCTATTTTGATCCAATTTCGAACGAGTTGATGAAGATTGTTGGTGACACGTGGATGGACGAACGGATTGAAGAGCAGCATCCAAATCATAGCGAGGAGTGTCAATTGGGCTCCTTGACCGTGTTCGGTGACGTGGAAGAAGATAAGGAAATAAGGCTGGTTCATGCCTTGCTGACGTGTGCAGAATCTATCCAACGTGGTGAGCTCCATTTGGCTAGTTCACTTGTTGGAGAGATTACCAATGAGTTGATGACACGTGTCAATACCACTTCTGGTATTGGTAAAGTTGCTTACTACTTCATTGATGCCTTGAGCCAACGGTTATACCCATCGAGCCTAGCTAGTCAAGGTTGGTTATCCAATGATGtgctttatcattatttttacgAGGCTTGTCCTTATCTTAAATTCGCTCATTTTACGGCTAATCAAGCTATACTAGAATCATTTGAGGGCCACACAAGTGTACATGTTATCGACTTTAGCTTGATGCATGGCTTGCAATGGCCAGCTCTCATCCAAGCCTTGGCTTTAAGACCGGGTGGCCCACCATCCTTGAGGTTAACTGCGGTTAGCCTACCTTCGTCTAATGGACCTCCTGATTCCTTTCGTGAGACTGGGATAAGGCTAACCCAACTAGCTCGATCAATAAACGTAACATTCTCATTGCGAGTTGTCCCAATTTCACAACTTGATAGCATAAACCCGTGGATATTCCAAACCAGTCCCGAAGAAGTAGTAGCCGTAAattcaatcttacaattccaTCAATTACTTAGCTCGGACATAAACCCAATTCTGAAATCCATACAAAAACTAAAACCAAAAATAGTAACTATAGTTGAACAAGAAGCAAATCACAATCAACCGGAGTTTTTAATTAGGTTTACGGAAGCATTAAATTATTATTCGGCAATGTTTGATTCATTAGAAGCTTGTCACCTGGAAGCCGCTAAGCCACTAGCGGAGACATATATGCAAAGAGAGATATGTAACATTTTGTGTTGTGAAGGCTCGGCTCGGGTAGAACGACACGAGCCACTTGCGAAGTGGCAGCATCGGTTGAGTTCGGCTGGGTTCAAAGCGTTGCCAATGGGACATAATGCCTTAAAGCAAGCAAATATGTTACTAACATTGTGTTCAGGTGATGGATATTGTGTGCAAGAAAATGATGGGTGCTTAACTCTAGGATGGCACAATCGTCCTCTTATTGTGGCTTCTGCTTGGCAAACCAAGATTGAAAATGATGGTGgctcatcttcatcatcatcatcttaa